The Parambassis ranga chromosome 19, fParRan2.1, whole genome shotgun sequence genome contains a region encoding:
- the LOC114452384 gene encoding uncharacterized protein LOC114452384 — protein MASPLCCFMILCLRFMVCICQLQCGKETPGREEFSLNVTEHLNLESGECIRLPYELILPTRAVTAPYTKTWFNRDPSNIVTTTAVSELKAQTRDIFFMRGLAQGEYQYGLQLEWGCNQTFVFSKRIHIQVSALKKKPYIRMPVMTEGQPAVLLCETLQLCTGTGLTRWEWTKAEGQSPLILDYGALLRLTPTEEYHNTHITCVANYTYAVVNTTVAVTVKFPPKILNVSKCMVTGEQLVCVCVSRGDPLPVVSWPLLTFTEYSSSSSSRLQQVNSTITLPASHYNNATLRCMSSNELGHTETEIPLQIYTENSKANDVSVLKSDAAYAWIVVGVSLSLNVVLITILIICARKRGKSRQKEPCEEMNTYASLNVADVGQLYSVISSRNTKT, from the exons ATGgcttctcctctgtgctgcttcatGATTCTCTGCCTCCGTTTCATGGTCTGCATCTGCCAGCTACAGTGTGGCAAAG AAACCCCTGGCCGTGAGGAATTTTCATTAAATGTGACTGAACACCTTAACCTGGAGTCTGGGGAATGCATAAGACTCCCATATGAACTGATCTTACCAACAAGGGCAGTTACAGCACCATATACAAAGACATGGTTCAACAGAGATCCATCAAATATCGTCACTACAACAGCTGTCAGTGAGCTGAAAGCTCAGACACGAGACATTTTCTTTATGCGTGGCCTCGCACAGGGAGAGTATCAGTACGGGCTCCAGCTGGAATGGGGCTGTAATCAGACGTTTGTTTTCTCCAAGCGGATTCACATTCAGGTTTCTG CGCTGAAAAAGAAACCATACATTCGAATGCCCGTCATGACAGAAGGACAGCCGGCTGTATTATTGTGTGAGACTCTGCAGTTATGCACTGGCACGGGACTTACCCGATGGGAATGGACAAAGGCTGAGGGACAGTCTCCACTGATTCTTGATTATGGAGCCCTACTTCGCCTCACACCTACTGAAGAATATCACAACACCCACATCACATGTGTGGCAAACTACACGTACGCTGTGGTTAACACAACTGTCGCAGTGACTGTGAAAT TTCCGCCTAAAATCCTAAATGTTTCTAAGTGCATGGTCACCGGAGAGcagctggtctgtgtgtgtgtcagtcggGGGGATCCTCTCCCAGTGGTTTCCTGGCCTTTGTTAACTTTCACTGAGTACTCATCAAGCAGCTCCAGCCGCCTCCAACAAGTAAACAGCACCATCACCCTGCCTGCTTCTCACTACAACAATGCAACCCTCAGATGTATGAGCAGCAACGAGCTGGGCCACACCGAGACTGAAATACCACTACAAATCTACACAGAGAATTCAAAGGCGAATG ATGTGTCGGTTTTAAAGTCTGATGCAGCCTACGCTTGGATAGTTGTTGGAGTTTCTTTGAGCCTCAACGTGGTCCTCATCACCATCCTTATCATCTGTGCTCGCAAGAG GGGTAAAAGTCGACAGAAGGAACCCTGTGAGGAAATGAACACATACGCTTCCTTGAACGTAGCAGATGTTGGGCAACTTTATAGCGTCATTTCTTCACGGAACACAAAAACCTGA